AGTAAAGCAACGAAATATTCGGAGTTCTAATGGTCACCCTGGGAGAGAGATTGAGTACATAAATCCTGGTGGCAAAATCACTAAAAACAGGATGTATTTTGCAGAAGGGCGCTTGTATCAAGTCATGGTTATGACGACGAAAAAACAGGAAAAAACTTTAAATAAAACGATGACAGGATATCTCAATTCTTTCCAAGTTATTTTGAGAAACTGACAACCGCACTAGTCCAACTTATAAGAAAGGAGCCTGCAAAAGTGAGGCTAACAGGTACAAGTCAGTTGTGACCAACAAGCGATTGACTGTGAGAATCTCAATCAATCAGTCTAATCTCAATTGCCATTGTTGTCACCTGATTGTTCATTGCTCACTATTAACCTCACCAAACGACTATTGGTGGGTTGAACTGGTCTGGTATTGAAAAATGGGAAAACTGAACTGAGCCGAGAAATTTGTGACACAGATGCAAAAACTGTTTCTTTGAATACAATCCAGTGAACATTTTCACTACAAGGAGGTGTAGTCAATGAGCCAGAGTAGTAGTATAAGCCGTGAGTTTTAGGTAGTAAATTCAAAACACTAACGTCACTATTGCTCACCTTTATCTCACATCCTGGTTGCTCAGGTAAATTAGAAGCAATCAGTTCTAAGAAAGAGTTTTCTTCACCCTGATTAATGAAAACCGCTACCACAACTAGTTTACTGGGGTTGCCTACTTTCTCGTGGACTAAATGTATCTCTACTGGATAAGCGTGGAGATCGACTGCGTGTTCTGACGGGGTGTGGAAGTGAAACTCTTTCAACTCGTACTCTTGCTGAGCTATCACCAGTTTGTTACTGCGGTCACAGCATTCAATTTCTATTTCGCGACCAGTATTCTTCAATTTGAGGTCAGGGCAACTATATTGAAACTGTAGTGTTCCATTCCATGGAGTTCTCACTATCTCTTTTGTGTTGATATTAATGGGAGATTGTTTCTGACCTTGGTCACATTTTTGATAATCTGGATTTAACTCAGCCCAATTATCTGGTCCGCTAGAATCGTCATAACTCCAGATAGGTTCAGAATAGTTGGGGTCGCAAAAGATAGATTGTTGATCTGATGTAGTAACCATTGAGTTCTATTTTTCTTTGGCTATGTTTTTATCCATCTTCAGCAATAAACTTTTTAATTTAGGCTCTTGTTGAAGACGTTTAACCTTTTCTTATGACTTATTAGTTGTTAGTGAAATTAACTTATGCACTTAGGAGTGAAATCGGCTTGAAACTCCATTGTGTAACCTGAGAAGTCCCCTCAAGCTCCCACATTCCAACACCATTAAGGTAGGAATAAGCTACTCCACGAAATTTCCCAAAAGGAGCGACAGTTGGTACTACCGCCAATATCCCAGATCCCACTAAACACACGCTCTCAGCACGCCTACTAAAACCGACCTCAGTTCGTTAATTCCGTCTTACTTGAAGTGTACTTATTTTCATGACCCACTAAACTCCAGTACATAAGGTTTATGCTTAAAGCTTGCTATTTTTGTAAGATTGCCAAATTTTATCCTCTCCCCAAATCAACATTCCTAAAACAACTGCAAAAAGTAGAGTGCAACCAATTGATAACCAATTGATATAGTTCGGTTAAACGTTGCGGACGAAACAGAAACCCGGCTTCTTAAAGAAACCGGGTTCTGGATTGGGGCTTATTTGAACTGTAATAAAGTAGTCGAATGCTCTTATAGCTTTTGCCTCTAGGCTTGAGAAGCAAAAGAGTTGAATTCTTGAAACTTAGTAGCGGTTACGGAAGTTGTTGTTGCCTCGCTTAGCATTAAACGAACCTCTGTCTTCCCGAGGTCTAGCCTTATTCACTTTAAGGTCACGACCCATCCACTCAGCCCCATCCAGCGCTTCAATGGCAGCTGCTTCTTCAGCATCTGAACCCATTTCCACAAAACCAAAGCCGCGTAGACGACCTGTTTCACGATCGGTAGGTAGCTGAATCCGTTTTACAGTACCATATTCTGAAAAAACAGCATTCAGATCCTCTTGTGTTACTTCGTAAGAGAGGTTACCTACATAAAGTGACATACATTATCTCCAAAATCGTAAGTGTGTAGAGATTGAGATTTCGGAGAGAAGTCTGTAAATACTAAAAACACACTGTCACCGAATTAATTCTCATCTCCCATGATGACATAGACAGGCAACCTGAAAAGGGCAGGTTGAAAAAACTGTTATAAAAATTTATAGTCGTTTGTCAGGGAAGATCAGGAAGTTGTTGACGCACTAAGTACCGCAAGGCGGAAGTCAAAAGTCAAAAGTCAAAAGTCAAAAGTATTATGGAATAGGCTTTTTAGGGATTTTAAATGGTTGCCCTATTTACGCCGTGACGTACTAAGTGCAGGACAATGGTCACGCTACAGCAGAGTTGCTTCGTAAACACGTAGAGGCTGTCGTAATGCCTGAGGCACACTAAGGAAGTATCGTCTTAACTCTATTTAAAAATCAAATCCAAGCGCTGCTGGGATTGTGTTAGTGCTTGTGCGGGCGAACTTTTCCCCAGCATGACAGATTCCAACGCTCGCCCTATATTTTCTGAAATCCGATTATAACCCGGAAAAATTGGACGCGATCGCCCATACATTGCCTGGTCTAAAAACACTTTCACTGCTGGTTGTTCCTTAACATATTCTATATATTTCGCATTTTGTCGCGACTTCATGTTTGCAGGTAAGTAGCCAGTCCCCAACGCCCATTCTGTCTGAAACTCCTCACTCAAAACATATTCAGCAAAAGTAAATGCTGCTTTTTCCCGTTCTGGTGTGGTTTTAAATAGAAACAGATTTTCACCGCCAATGCTGGTAGCAGGACGTTCACCAACGGGAATCGGAAAAACAGCAAAATCTCCATTAGGAATATCTTGTTGCAAATATCCAAGTGTCCAAGGACCTGTTATTTGCATTGCCACCTTACCAGCAATGAAATTATCTGTCTCATAACCTCGTTCCGGTCCCGATAAAACCACTGAACCATCTGTTATTAAATTGCGCCAGAATTGCAAAGCGGCAATAGCGCCTTT
The sequence above is a segment of the Mastigocladopsis repens PCC 10914 genome. Coding sequences within it:
- a CDS encoding carbonic anhydrase, with protein sequence MVTTSDQQSIFCDPNYSEPIWSYDDSSGPDNWAELNPDYQKCDQGQKQSPININTKEIVRTPWNGTLQFQYSCPDLKLKNTGREIEIECCDRSNKLVIAQQEYELKEFHFHTPSEHAVDLHAYPVEIHLVHEKVGNPSKLVVVAVFINQGEENSFLELIASNLPEQPGCEIKVSNSDVSVLNLLPKTHGLYYYSGSLTTPPCSENVHWIVFKETVFASVSQISRLSSVFPFFNTRPVQPTNSRLVRLIVSNEQSGDNNGN
- a CDS encoding RNA recognition motif domain-containing protein — translated: MSLYVGNLSYEVTQEDLNAVFSEYGTVKRIQLPTDRETGRLRGFGFVEMGSDAEEAAAIEALDGAEWMGRDLKVNKARPREDRGSFNAKRGNNNFRNRY